In one Neobacillus sp. CF12 genomic region, the following are encoded:
- the wrbA gene encoding NAD(P)H:quinone oxidoreductase has translation MTNVKLAVIFYSMGGTNYQLAKWAEEGAKELGAEVKVLKVQELAPESTIERNEVWKNTVEATKNVPIATGDDIEWADAVIFSVPTRFGNMPSQMKQFLDIQGGLWATGKTVNKVVSAMTSAQNPHGGQEATLLSLYTSMMHWGAIIAAPGYTDPVTFGAGGNPYGTSVTVGQDGKMIEDVQAAVKHQAKRTVTVAEWVKKSNQ, from the coding sequence ATGACAAATGTAAAATTAGCGGTGATTTTTTACAGTATGGGTGGAACAAATTATCAATTGGCAAAATGGGCGGAAGAAGGAGCAAAAGAACTTGGTGCTGAGGTTAAAGTATTAAAAGTACAAGAATTAGCTCCTGAGTCTACTATCGAGAGAAATGAAGTGTGGAAGAACACAGTGGAAGCAACGAAAAATGTTCCAATTGCAACAGGGGACGATATTGAATGGGCAGATGCGGTCATCTTTAGTGTTCCGACTCGATTTGGAAACATGCCTTCACAAATGAAGCAATTCCTTGATATCCAAGGAGGACTTTGGGCAACAGGTAAAACAGTAAACAAAGTTGTTAGCGCAATGACTTCTGCACAAAATCCACATGGCGGTCAAGAAGCTACACTTCTTTCATTATATACTTCTATGATGCATTGGGGCGCAATTATTGCTGCTCCTGGTTATACGGATCCAGTAACATTCGGAGCTGGTGGTAATCCATATGGTACAAGCGTGACAGTTGGTCAAGATGGTAAAATGATTGAAGATGTTCAAGCAGCTGTCAAACACCAGGCGAAGCGTACTGTAACAGTCGCGGAATGGGTAAAAAAATCGAATCAATAA
- a CDS encoding sigma-70 family RNA polymerase sigma factor — MKEMIIEGSITEDNDLLMDEIMNQYGQEILQLTYSYVNNKAIAEDLTQDIFVKCYKNLHTYSGKSKLRTWLWRIAINHCKDFHRSWYNKNVIIAGEEMPSNGTKKELVEQTVIQKEEDDELIAAIMKLPIKYREVIYLFYYEELPLKEIALVTDTGLNTVKTRLRRAKELLKEELEE; from the coding sequence GTGAAAGAGATGATAATTGAAGGAAGCATCACAGAGGATAATGACCTCCTGATGGATGAAATTATGAATCAATATGGACAGGAGATTTTACAGTTAACCTATTCGTATGTAAATAATAAAGCCATTGCGGAGGACCTAACACAGGATATCTTTGTTAAATGTTATAAAAACCTCCATACATATAGCGGTAAGTCTAAATTAAGGACCTGGTTGTGGCGGATTGCCATTAATCACTGCAAGGATTTCCATAGAAGTTGGTACAACAAGAATGTAATCATTGCTGGTGAAGAAATGCCTAGTAACGGTACCAAAAAAGAGCTAGTGGAACAGACAGTGATACAAAAGGAAGAAGATGATGAATTAATAGCAGCGATTATGAAACTGCCGATTAAATATCGGGAAGTAATTTACCTCTTCTACTATGAAGAGCTGCCACTTAAGGAAATTGCATTGGTAACGGACACAGGACTTAATACCGTTAAGACAAGACTAAGGCGGGCCAAAGAACTGCTGAAAGAAGAATTGGAGGAATAG
- a CDS encoding FtsW/RodA/SpoVE family cell cycle protein, giving the protein MANNKKQIFLNEVTDQIKSKEAKTYVAKELNYHLKEAKQTWMAKGLSETEAEEKAVEQMGSPTKLGIQMNKLHRPKVDWWLVTLLAAALGLSFLPMVSLGYMEEPHFLIYKILIVLIGITAAVGIMLTDYRKWKKFGWQFYLIGVLFLLILMFFPNTVINGIPLIKFGPITIESLMALPFFFLAWASFFYSEKLKVWQFFLLFLLPIFLFLPLSSISTVYIYCVMTFVMLWWSKFSKRVKWMISTGTFSVVFVICLLVWPFIKPYQVVRLLAFIDPEKFSTGAGFTILKIKELMSKAGWYGQSGTRDFIPEAHTNFVFVSFTYYYGWLFGVLLVMILLLFAARIIAIQPNIKDSYGKLLLIGGVALYSVQLFSNIGMVLGLFPLTTMSLPFISYGLMPTVLNAILAGVVLSVYRRKDLVTSR; this is encoded by the coding sequence TTGGCGAATAATAAAAAGCAGATATTCTTAAATGAAGTTACTGATCAAATTAAATCAAAGGAAGCAAAGACATATGTCGCAAAAGAGTTGAATTATCATTTAAAGGAAGCGAAACAAACATGGATGGCGAAGGGGTTATCGGAGACTGAAGCGGAAGAAAAAGCGGTGGAACAAATGGGAAGCCCTACAAAACTGGGTATCCAGATGAACAAGCTGCACCGTCCAAAGGTTGATTGGTGGCTGGTGACGTTGTTAGCCGCCGCTCTAGGACTTAGTTTCTTGCCGATGGTATCTCTTGGTTATATGGAAGAACCTCACTTTTTAATCTATAAAATTCTTATTGTTCTTATCGGTATTACAGCAGCAGTAGGAATCATGTTGACTGATTACCGGAAATGGAAAAAGTTCGGATGGCAATTTTATCTTATCGGTGTTTTATTTCTGCTCATCTTGATGTTTTTCCCTAACACGGTGATTAATGGGATTCCACTGATAAAGTTTGGACCTATTACCATTGAAAGTTTGATGGCTTTACCGTTTTTCTTTCTAGCATGGGCTTCGTTTTTCTACAGCGAAAAATTGAAAGTTTGGCAGTTTTTTCTGTTGTTCCTCTTACCGATTTTCCTATTTCTTCCCTTATCCAGTATTTCAACCGTCTACATCTATTGTGTAATGACATTTGTAATGCTTTGGTGGAGTAAGTTTAGTAAAAGAGTTAAATGGATGATTTCAACGGGAACATTTAGCGTAGTTTTTGTAATCTGCCTATTGGTTTGGCCATTCATTAAGCCGTATCAAGTTGTTAGACTTTTAGCGTTTATCGATCCTGAAAAGTTTTCCACCGGTGCAGGATTTACAATCCTAAAGATAAAAGAATTGATGTCAAAGGCCGGCTGGTATGGCCAGTCAGGGACAAGGGATTTCATACCGGAAGCCCATACGAATTTTGTTTTTGTGAGCTTTACCTATTACTACGGTTGGCTTTTCGGAGTTTTACTTGTGATGATTCTCTTGCTTTTTGCTGCTAGAATAATTGCCATTCAGCCAAACATAAAAGATTCATATGGAAAGCTTCTTTTAATAGGTGGCGTTGCCCTTTATAGTGTTCAACTGTTTAGCAATATCGGAATGGTACTGGGCCTCTTCCCACTGACAACAATGTCGCTGCCATTTATCAGCTACGGTCTAATGCCTACTGTGCTCAATGCCATACTAGCTGGAGTTGTGTTAAGTGTTTATCGTCGTAAAGATTTGGTAACGTCACGCTAA
- a CDS encoding FMN-dependent NADH-azoreductase, with protein sequence MNVLVVKANNRPASEAVSSKMYETFMENLEGVNVTTFDVFAEDMPYFGQDLFNAFGKVESGEEMTDLEKRLLAAKQKAMDALTAADLVVFAFPLWNLTIPAPLQTFIDYVYQAGFTFKYDENGQAVQLMTHKKAIILSARGGVYSTPEAAPMEMSATYIKNVVGGVFGMEIVDEVIIEGHAAMPTQAEAIIAEGLEKVKEAAKKLAPVAV encoded by the coding sequence ATGAATGTATTAGTAGTAAAAGCAAATAATCGTCCAGCTTCAGAGGCAGTATCAAGTAAAATGTATGAAACTTTTATGGAGAATTTAGAAGGTGTGAATGTCACAACTTTTGATGTTTTTGCGGAAGATATGCCTTACTTTGGCCAAGATTTATTCAATGCTTTCGGTAAAGTTGAATCAGGCGAGGAAATGACTGACCTAGAAAAACGTCTTCTTGCTGCAAAACAAAAAGCAATGGATGCTCTTACAGCTGCTGACTTAGTTGTATTCGCATTTCCATTATGGAACTTAACCATCCCAGCACCATTACAAACGTTTATTGATTATGTATACCAAGCTGGTTTCACTTTCAAGTACGATGAAAATGGTCAAGCTGTTCAATTAATGACACATAAGAAAGCGATTATTCTAAGTGCACGTGGCGGTGTTTACTCAACCCCGGAAGCAGCACCAATGGAAATGTCAGCAACTTATATTAAAAATGTGGTTGGCGGCGTATTCGGTATGGAAATTGTAGACGAAGTTATTATTGAAGGTCATGCAGCAATGCCAACTCAAGCTGAAGCGATTATTGCTGAAGGACTAGAAAAAGTAAAAGAAGCAGCAAAAAAACTAGCACCAGTAGCTGTATAA
- a CDS encoding ring-cleaving dioxygenase: MQKTAGIHHITAMVNDAQRNIDFYAGVLGLRLIKKTINFDRPEVYHLYFGNETGDPGTVITFFPWEKQLKGRIGTGQVGVTSYLIPKGSIPFWEDRLKKFDVESRSSIRFGEKYIHFNDPDGLKLELVESDEGPINHWSIGGVQAENAIKGFSGAILYSAQPHKTAGVLENVMGLECIGQEGDFLRFKAEGHLGNTIDIQLNPSVRGLMGAGTVHHIALRAQDEKELLSWRSLLQDKGYYPTEVRDRNYFKAVYFHEEGGILFEIATDPPGFSVDEPVAELGKRLMLPSWLESKREELEATLPPVEVRVLEGDI; the protein is encoded by the coding sequence ATGCAGAAAACAGCAGGCATTCATCATATCACTGCGATGGTAAATGATGCCCAAAGGAATATCGACTTTTATGCTGGAGTACTTGGATTAAGGCTGATTAAAAAAACAATCAACTTCGATCGACCGGAAGTGTATCACCTTTATTTTGGGAATGAAACGGGTGATCCCGGAACGGTCATTACCTTCTTCCCTTGGGAAAAACAGCTAAAAGGCCGAATTGGAACAGGGCAGGTAGGTGTAACTAGTTACCTTATTCCAAAGGGCTCGATTCCATTTTGGGAGGATCGGTTGAAAAAGTTCGATGTTGAATCCCGTTCATCCATTCGATTTGGAGAAAAATATATCCACTTTAATGACCCAGACGGATTGAAGCTTGAACTTGTCGAGAGTGATGAAGGACCTATCAATCATTGGAGTATTGGCGGGGTTCAAGCAGAAAATGCGATTAAAGGGTTTAGCGGAGCCATTCTTTACTCTGCTCAACCCCATAAAACAGCAGGTGTACTAGAAAATGTAATGGGATTAGAATGCATTGGTCAAGAAGGTGATTTTCTTAGATTTAAGGCAGAAGGACATCTTGGAAACACCATTGATATTCAGCTTAATCCATCAGTCCGCGGTTTAATGGGCGCAGGTACTGTTCACCATATTGCTTTGAGAGCGCAGGATGAAAAGGAATTACTCAGTTGGAGATCACTTCTTCAAGACAAAGGCTACTATCCAACAGAAGTTCGAGATCGAAACTATTTTAAAGCAGTGTATTTTCATGAAGAAGGCGGCATCCTTTTCGAAATAGCTACCGACCCACCAGGCTTTTCAGTGGATGAACCGGTCGCTGAACTCGGGAAAAGGCTTATGCTGCCATCTTGGCTAGAGTCAAAAAGGGAAGAATTAGAAGCTACCTTACCTCCTGTAGAGGTTAGAGTTCTGGAAGGAGATATATAA
- a CDS encoding DUF4362 domain-containing protein, which translates to MKNAIWFMLILLLISGCKYNPSNEDIVDTHGQITNLEKFMKFVENVNQGTKDKIRVVRYTTEGDPILHDLEYDGEIITSTTDTTRDEFGTGSVSTATCKSIDVNETDESTDYTLSGCDQTNRDNSILAIWK; encoded by the coding sequence ATGAAGAATGCAATTTGGTTTATGTTAATACTGCTACTAATATCAGGTTGTAAATATAATCCTTCTAATGAAGATATTGTTGATACGCACGGTCAAATAACGAACCTTGAGAAGTTTATGAAATTTGTTGAGAATGTAAATCAAGGTACAAAAGACAAAATTAGAGTTGTAAGATATACAACCGAAGGAGACCCAATATTGCACGACCTTGAATACGATGGGGAAATAATCACTTCAACCACTGATACTACTAGAGACGAATTCGGCACTGGAAGTGTTAGTACCGCAACTTGCAAATCAATTGATGTTAATGAAACTGATGAAAGTACAGACTACACTTTATCAGGTTGCGACCAAACAAATAGAGATAATAGCATATTAGCTATTTGGAAATAA
- a CDS encoding IclR family transcriptional regulator, translated as MKDIDQNQNKTSSIQVITRAAKILRTLREHPKGLSLSQISKEVDLARSTVQRIVSALEQENLVTAASANSGFRLGPEIARLAGAVHSDLKEELRPFLIQLSNMINETVDLSVLDNGKVLFVDQIIAAHPLQATSQPGASFPLHCTANGKAILASLSKTEIENLLPEHLRSYTDKTITNRDDLLKELDMVRREGVAFSREEHIEGICAVGAVVVDRLGNRSAVSIPLPSIRFYGNEAKLVTALIKTCQNIILHFE; from the coding sequence TTGAAGGACATCGACCAAAATCAAAATAAAACATCTAGTATCCAAGTTATTACGCGTGCGGCAAAAATCCTGCGGACACTTAGAGAGCATCCAAAAGGATTAAGCCTTTCACAAATTTCAAAAGAGGTAGATCTAGCTAGGTCTACCGTCCAAAGAATTGTATCTGCACTAGAGCAAGAAAACCTAGTCACAGCCGCTTCTGCAAACAGCGGATTTCGACTTGGCCCTGAGATTGCGAGGCTTGCTGGCGCGGTACATAGTGATTTAAAAGAAGAATTGAGACCATTCTTAATCCAGCTTTCCAATATGATTAATGAAACGGTTGACCTATCTGTATTAGATAATGGTAAAGTGCTGTTTGTTGATCAGATTATTGCAGCTCATCCGTTACAAGCAACATCACAGCCTGGTGCCTCTTTTCCATTGCATTGTACAGCAAACGGAAAAGCCATTCTCGCTTCTCTGTCGAAAACGGAGATTGAAAACCTGCTGCCGGAACACCTTAGATCATACACGGATAAAACCATCACAAATCGGGATGACCTATTAAAGGAGTTAGACATGGTTCGAAGAGAAGGAGTTGCTTTTTCAAGAGAAGAGCATATTGAAGGAATATGTGCAGTCGGGGCTGTAGTAGTAGACCGATTGGGCAATCGAAGTGCAGTCTCTATTCCGCTCCCATCTATACGTTTTTATGGGAATGAGGCAAAACTCGTTACTGCCCTAATCAAAACATGTCAAAATATTATTCTACACTTTGAGTAA
- a CDS encoding AraC family transcriptional regulator — translation MGWVESLQKAIDYMENHLLDDISIESIAKQANVSEFHFQRIFSVLTDITVGEYLRRRRLTLAAQELSITDSKIIYVALKYGYDTPESFSKAFRRQHGITPSQARNYTGKLKSYNRLTIQVNLKGAEPMNYKIVEKESFKVVGVKREFSCVNGENMVEIPKMWNDVHIDGTNDLLFKLNNGGLKGVLGVCVDKRDSGAPLMDYWIAANHFGETPEGLLELEIPASKWGVFEVHGAMPDAMHKAWKEIFSEWFPSNQYEHAGTPDLEVYSEGNPSSPDYYSEIWIPLK, via the coding sequence ATGGGATGGGTAGAATCATTACAGAAAGCAATAGATTATATGGAAAATCATTTACTTGATGATATTTCAATCGAAAGTATAGCGAAACAAGCGAATGTGTCGGAGTTTCATTTTCAACGTATTTTTTCTGTGCTAACAGACATAACTGTAGGGGAATATCTTCGTCGCAGGCGTCTAACACTGGCAGCACAAGAGCTTTCTATAACTGATAGCAAAATTATTTATGTCGCCCTAAAATATGGCTACGACACTCCTGAATCTTTTTCAAAAGCTTTCCGCAGGCAGCATGGAATCACTCCTAGTCAAGCACGAAATTACACTGGAAAGTTGAAATCTTATAACCGCCTGACCATTCAGGTGAATTTGAAAGGGGCCGAACCAATGAATTACAAAATTGTGGAAAAAGAGAGTTTTAAGGTTGTCGGTGTGAAGCGCGAGTTTTCATGTGTGAATGGAGAGAACATGGTGGAGATTCCTAAGATGTGGAATGACGTTCATATCGATGGTACCAATGATTTATTATTCAAGTTGAATAATGGGGGACTTAAAGGTGTACTCGGCGTTTGTGTCGATAAGAGGGATTCAGGTGCACCTTTGATGGATTACTGGATTGCTGCAAATCATTTTGGCGAAACGCCTGAAGGTCTATTAGAACTAGAAATACCAGCATCAAAATGGGGAGTATTTGAAGTACACGGTGCTATGCCAGATGCCATGCACAAGGCTTGGAAGGAAATATTCTCCGAATGGTTTCCATCCAATCAATATGAGCATGCTGGTACACCTGACTTAGAAGTCTATTCAGAAGGAAACCCATCAAGTCCTGACTATTATTCTGAAATTTGGATTCCTCTGAAATAA
- a CDS encoding alpha/beta hydrolase: MKHIFNKGKNPSKPTLLLLHGTGGNELDLLPLAGMIDDEANVLSVRGNVLENGMPRFFRRLAEGIFDEEDLIFRTKELNEFLDEASEKYDFDRDNILAIGYSNGANIAASLLFHFQHALKGGILHHPMVPRKGIDLPDLTGKSVFIAAGTNDPICSPMESTELQSLLEKANAKVELHWENRGHQLTSQEVEAAAIWYKQHFNTK; the protein is encoded by the coding sequence ATGAAACATATATTCAATAAGGGGAAAAATCCGTCAAAACCAACGTTGTTATTACTTCATGGTACTGGAGGCAATGAATTAGACCTGCTGCCACTTGCAGGAATGATTGATGATGAGGCAAATGTATTAAGCGTTCGCGGGAATGTATTAGAAAATGGAATGCCACGATTTTTCCGCAGATTAGCAGAAGGTATTTTTGATGAGGAAGATTTAATTTTTCGAACGAAAGAGTTAAACGAATTTTTAGATGAAGCATCTGAAAAGTACGATTTTGACCGCGATAATATTCTTGCAATTGGTTATTCAAATGGAGCGAATATTGCTGCTAGTTTATTATTTCACTTTCAACATGCATTAAAGGGTGGTATTCTTCATCATCCGATGGTGCCGCGTAAAGGGATTGACCTTCCTGATTTAACAGGGAAATCAGTATTTATTGCAGCAGGGACCAATGACCCTATATGTTCTCCTATGGAATCTACAGAGCTTCAATCTTTATTAGAAAAGGCAAATGCGAAGGTAGAACTCCATTGGGAAAATAGAGGCCATCAATTAACCAGTCAAGAAGTAGAAGCAGCTGCAATTTGGTATAAACAGCATTTTAATACTAAATAA
- a CDS encoding Gfo/Idh/MocA family oxidoreductase, producing the protein MKKEFGFAIVGTGLISTTHYEQISAIEGAKVVAVYSRNEEKAKTLAEKAGADWYTDYQEMLKRKEIDIVSIITPSGTHADMAIEAARAGKHVIVEKPMDISLEKAQQMIDACREHHVKLSVISQHRFDASTVRIKEDIDSGHFGKMVLGQASVNWYRPQSYYDTSKWRGTMEMDGGGVLINQAIHTIDLFQYFMGEVESVYAHTAILAQEGIEVEDAAVATVKFKNGGLGTIVATTAAYPGLSARLEIIGTNGTAVIENDQLMKHYLRNPDNETKAFNLASVQNHYGGDSDHASVNPAALDGSSHRLQFIDMINAIQEEREPLVNGEEGLKPLKIILAIYESARTGQPVLLEDF; encoded by the coding sequence ATGAAAAAGGAATTCGGGTTTGCTATTGTCGGAACAGGGCTAATTAGTACCACGCATTATGAGCAAATTTCGGCGATTGAAGGAGCAAAAGTGGTTGCTGTTTACTCCCGTAATGAAGAAAAGGCAAAAACACTTGCGGAAAAGGCAGGTGCAGATTGGTATACAGATTATCAAGAAATGCTAAAGAGAAAAGAGATTGATATTGTATCGATTATTACACCCAGCGGTACGCATGCTGACATGGCAATTGAGGCTGCCCGGGCAGGAAAGCATGTAATCGTTGAAAAGCCAATGGATATTTCCCTTGAGAAGGCACAGCAAATGATTGATGCATGCCGTGAGCATCATGTTAAATTAAGTGTAATTTCTCAACATCGCTTTGATGCATCTACTGTGAGGATTAAAGAGGATATTGATTCAGGGCACTTCGGAAAAATGGTTCTTGGGCAAGCCTCTGTGAATTGGTATCGTCCCCAAAGCTACTATGATACTAGTAAATGGAGGGGAACAATGGAGATGGATGGTGGCGGCGTATTAATCAATCAGGCCATTCATACCATCGATTTATTTCAATACTTCATGGGTGAAGTGGAAAGTGTTTACGCACATACAGCGATATTAGCCCAGGAAGGAATTGAAGTGGAGGATGCGGCAGTTGCCACGGTAAAATTTAAAAACGGCGGGTTGGGAACCATTGTAGCTACTACTGCTGCTTATCCAGGTCTGTCAGCCCGTTTAGAGATAATCGGAACAAATGGCACAGCAGTGATTGAGAATGATCAACTAATGAAACATTATCTCCGGAATCCAGATAATGAAACAAAGGCTTTCAACTTAGCTAGTGTTCAAAATCATTATGGGGGAGATAGTGACCATGCGTCTGTTAACCCTGCAGCACTTGATGGTTCCTCTCATCGTTTACAGTTTATCGATATGATAAATGCCATTCAGGAAGAAAGAGAACCGCTTGTGAATGGTGAAGAAGGATTAAAACCACTAAAAATTATTTTAGCTATTTATGAATCTGCACGTACAGGTCAACCTGTACTATTAGAGGATTTTTAA
- a CDS encoding DUF1398 family protein — translation MTNKPTEKELHETIERRSTGKTSFAEFLEELHTIGIKQYDIDVATGEATYKAGNSELKTEPQVNFEISNQFDRNQALHTIANITLPFLDFLREMANAGIASYTVNINEKKAVYVGINNEQIVETLQL, via the coding sequence ATGACAAACAAACCAACGGAGAAAGAGTTACATGAGACTATTGAAAGAAGAAGTACGGGGAAGACAAGCTTTGCGGAATTTTTGGAGGAACTTCATACTATCGGGATTAAACAATATGATATTGATGTCGCCACAGGTGAAGCCACTTACAAAGCAGGAAACTCAGAGTTAAAAACAGAACCGCAAGTTAACTTTGAGATTTCGAATCAATTTGATCGGAATCAGGCATTACACACAATTGCAAACATTACACTTCCGTTTTTAGATTTTCTAAGAGAGATGGCTAATGCAGGGATTGCATCTTATACCGTAAATATTAATGAGAAAAAAGCTGTTTACGTCGGGATAAATAATGAACAAATAGTAGAAACGTTGCAACTTTAA
- a CDS encoding flavin reductase family protein → MLSIDPGSLSERENYKFLVGSIIPRPIAFVTTLSENGILNGAPFSYFNIVSSNPPMISLSIQRTAGRQKDTARNIIESKEFVIHIVDEQNVEKINQTAASLPSDQSEVELANLTPVASVKISVPGVKEAKIRMECLLEHSVELGGLNTPGCDHIIGRIVQFHIENDIYEKGRIDPRGLAAVSRLAGHNYAKIGEIFEIERPK, encoded by the coding sequence TTGCTTTCAATTGATCCAGGCTCATTATCTGAAAGAGAAAATTATAAATTTCTTGTCGGAAGCATCATCCCAAGACCGATTGCGTTTGTAACCACGCTTTCTGAAAATGGGATTTTAAATGGAGCTCCTTTTAGTTATTTTAATATTGTTTCGTCGAATCCCCCGATGATTTCGTTATCCATTCAACGAACAGCGGGGCGGCAAAAAGACACAGCGAGAAATATTATCGAGTCAAAAGAATTTGTGATTCACATTGTAGATGAACAGAATGTTGAAAAAATCAATCAAACAGCAGCAAGTCTTCCTTCTGATCAAAGTGAAGTTGAGTTAGCAAATTTAACTCCAGTTGCTAGTGTGAAAATTTCTGTACCAGGTGTAAAAGAAGCCAAGATTCGAATGGAATGCCTATTAGAGCATTCGGTAGAATTAGGCGGTTTGAATACGCCAGGATGTGATCATATTATTGGGAGAATCGTTCAGTTTCATATAGAAAATGACATTTATGAAAAAGGAAGAATTGACCCAAGGGGCTTAGCAGCGGTAAGTCGATTGGCTGGGCATAATTACGCCAAAATAGGTGAGATTTTTGAAATAGAAAGACCAAAATAA
- a CDS encoding PadR family transcriptional regulator gives MEDRLKNLKKVMDKRTFTDLNFTDRHQKAIRKEINQLEVSDDEILLAILQLLVQEKTGHELTGLLRGRGIQKYENNEGFLYTLLHRLEQSGCIETNWDESGAKYYRLKDKGRKLLNKVEQKRTKRRFVFKELFEG, from the coding sequence GTGGAAGATCGCTTAAAGAATTTAAAGAAAGTCATGGATAAAAGAACATTTACGGACTTGAACTTTACAGACCGGCACCAGAAGGCAATACGTAAAGAAATAAACCAGTTGGAAGTAAGCGATGACGAAATACTTCTAGCCATCCTTCAGCTACTTGTTCAAGAAAAGACTGGTCATGAATTAACTGGACTTCTTCGAGGACGAGGAATTCAGAAGTACGAGAATAACGAAGGGTTTTTGTATACCCTATTGCATCGTTTAGAGCAGTCAGGATGCATCGAAACCAACTGGGACGAATCTGGAGCCAAATATTATCGGTTAAAAGATAAGGGCAGAAAGTTATTGAACAAAGTTGAACAAAAGCGAACAAAACGACGATTTGTATTTAAAGAATTGTTTGAGGGGTGA
- a CDS encoding CAP domain-containing protein, giving the protein MKKKALLTIAAAAAVVMANPALNKAEASTYTPVVQEKVYVYQGSNINDINSVIEKYLASLGFTMPVKQPVQTQTNQPAPTQQPAQVTTPQPVQQQQQQPVTETQPVTTTQTTSVLSAYEQKVVDLTNQERAKNGLPALKVDLTLSKMAREKSRDMSANGYFSHTSPTYGSPFDMMKKYGISYRYAGENIAMGQRTPEEVVKAWMNSEGHRKNILSPNFNYIGVGYVSQGNYWTQEFIGK; this is encoded by the coding sequence ATTAAGAAAAAAGCTCTTTTAACCATAGCGGCTGCTGCGGCAGTTGTAATGGCAAATCCAGCATTAAATAAGGCAGAGGCTTCTACCTATACACCTGTTGTTCAGGAAAAGGTCTATGTGTATCAAGGATCAAATATCAATGATATTAATAGTGTAATAGAAAAATATCTTGCTAGTTTAGGTTTCACAATGCCTGTAAAGCAGCCAGTGCAGACACAAACGAATCAACCAGCACCAACACAACAACCTGCTCAGGTAACTACTCCACAACCTGTGCAGCAGCAACAGCAGCAGCCTGTGACAGAAACACAACCGGTTACAACTACACAAACGACAAGCGTATTAAGTGCTTATGAGCAAAAAGTGGTTGACCTAACTAATCAAGAGCGTGCAAAGAATGGCTTACCTGCTCTTAAAGTAGATTTAACACTTAGCAAAATGGCGCGTGAAAAATCACGTGATATGTCTGCAAATGGCTACTTTAGTCATACAAGTCCGACATACGGTTCTCCATTTGACATGATGAAAAAATACGGAATCTCGTATCGCTATGCAGGTGAGAATATTGCCATGGGGCAGCGAACTCCTGAAGAAGTAGTTAAAGCTTGGATGAATAGTGAAGGACATCGTAAGAATATTCTTAGCCCCAACTTTAACTATATTGGTGTTGGATATGTCTCACAAGGAAATTATTGGACACAGGAGTTTATTGGTAAATAG